One genomic window of Cydia pomonella isolate Wapato2018A chromosome 6, ilCydPomo1, whole genome shotgun sequence includes the following:
- the LOC133518796 gene encoding tyrosine-protein kinase Dnt isoform X1, translating to MKWYIFAFLLPSCLAHLNVYLSSAEVWRLLGLTAELFYVREGQINFYALNFVVPVPATIGELHFTWQSLTRRPLPYSLNVEVVSHADAMHPPTFNITREGFVPTEPRTWKIDLPCTHTVAAEVDITISLNVSMGSTSTTLHFRRRKICLKEAARPAVRVDSVAQAPTSADIFYAGAGCAGAALLIAAVAAAACRARARKLRRARSDEQDAHAFLPDSSCKSAASYTSYRRPTSIPAAAAEERARDLQQRIAELTIQRCRVRLRSVAMEGTFGRVYKGTYADEDAREQEVLVKTVAEHASQVQVSLLLQEGCMLYGLRHERVLSVLGVSIEDQTAPFLLYPWGATLRNLKQFLLACRGVTVGGAAGSAPPPPPLTTQHVVRMALHALDGLAFLHSQHVLHKDIAARNCIVDENLRVMIADNALSRDLFPADYHCLGDNENRPIKWLALEALSKRQFSPAADVWALGVLLWELTTLAHQPYAEVDPFEVAAYLRDGYRLQQPANCPDELFAVMAYCWAMSPDDRPTLPQLQIFLRDFHTQLTRFV from the exons GATTAACAGCGGAGCTGTTCTATGTGCGAGAGGGACAGATAAACTTCTACGCGCTGAACTTCGTGGTGCCAGTGCCGGCCACCATCGGAGAGCTGCACTTCACGTGGCAGAGTTTAACGAGGAGACCG TTACCATATTCGCTGAACGTTGAAGTAGTATCGCATGCGGACGCAATGCATCCACCGACGTTCAACATCACGAGAGAAGGATTTGTTCCGACGGAACCGCGAACATGGAAAATCGATTTGCCCTGCACGCACACCGTCGCCGCTGAAGTGGACATTACGATATCATTGAATGTCTCAATGGGATCCACATCCACTACGCTTCACTTTAGAAGGAGGAAAATTTGCTTAAAAGAAGCGGCCAGGCCGGCGGTTAGGGTTGACAGCGTTGCCCAGGCACCTACATCAGCGGACATATTCTATGCGGGAGCCGGTTGTGCAGGTGCTGCGCTTCTAATAGCCGCAGTGGCAGCAGCAGCTTGTAGAGCCCGAGCAAGGAAACTTCGACGCGCACGCAGCGACGAACAAGATGCACACGCTTTCCTTCCAGACTCCTCCTGCAAGTCAGCTGCCAGTTACACCAGCTACCGACGTCCTACATCCATCCCCGCAGCGGCAGCGGAAGAGCGAGCGAGGGACCTGCAACAGAGAATAGCAGAGTTGACGATTCAGAGATGTCGCGTCAGACTGCGCTCAGTGGCGATGGAGGGGACATTCGGAAGGGTTTACAAGGGAACGTACGCTGATGAGGACGCCAGGGAACAGGAAGTGCTCGTTAAGACTGTTGCGGAACATGCGTCGCAAGTGCAG GTATCATTGCTACTACAAGAAGGCTGCATGCTCTACGGCCTCCGGCATGAACGTGTACTATCAGTGCTCGGCGTTAGCATCGAAGACCAAACTGCTCCATTCCTCCTATACCCATGGGGCGCTACCTTGAGAAACCTGAAGCAATTCCTTCTGGCGTGTCGAGGAGTGACTGTGGGCGGGGCGGCGGGGAGCGcaccaccgccgccgccgcttaCAACACAACATGTTGTTAGAATGGCACTACACGCGCTGGATGGTTTAGCGTTTTTGCACTCCCAACATGTCTTACACAAAGACATTGCTGCCAGAAATTgcat TGTTGACGAAAACCTCCGAGTGATGATCGCCGACAACGCCCTCTCGCGTGATCTCTTCCCCGCCGACTACCACTGTCTAGGCGACAACGAGAACCGGCCTATCAAGTGGCTGGCTTTGGAAGCCTTGAGCAAACGTCAGTTCAGTCCAGCCGCTGATGTTTGGGCGCTAGGAGTGCTGCTATGGGAGTTGACCACGTTGGCTCACCAGCCGTACGCAGAAGTCGATCCGTTTGAGGTCGCAGCGTATCTAAGAGACGGATACCGGTTACAACAGCCGGCGAACTGCCCGGATGAATT GTTCGCAGTAATGGCATACTGCTGGGCAATGTCGCCCGACGACCGGCCCACACTGCCGCAGCTACAGATCTTCCTAAGGGACTTCCACACGCAACTCACGAGATTCGTCTAA
- the LOC133518796 gene encoding tyrosine-protein kinase Dnt isoform X2, translating into MSSRTFELPYSLNVEVVSHADAMHPPTFNITREGFVPTEPRTWKIDLPCTHTVAAEVDITISLNVSMGSTSTTLHFRRRKICLKEAARPAVRVDSVAQAPTSADIFYAGAGCAGAALLIAAVAAAACRARARKLRRARSDEQDAHAFLPDSSCKSAASYTSYRRPTSIPAAAAEERARDLQQRIAELTIQRCRVRLRSVAMEGTFGRVYKGTYADEDAREQEVLVKTVAEHASQVQVSLLLQEGCMLYGLRHERVLSVLGVSIEDQTAPFLLYPWGATLRNLKQFLLACRGVTVGGAAGSAPPPPPLTTQHVVRMALHALDGLAFLHSQHVLHKDIAARNCIVDENLRVMIADNALSRDLFPADYHCLGDNENRPIKWLALEALSKRQFSPAADVWALGVLLWELTTLAHQPYAEVDPFEVAAYLRDGYRLQQPANCPDELFAVMAYCWAMSPDDRPTLPQLQIFLRDFHTQLTRFV; encoded by the exons ATGAGCTCACGTACCTTTGAG TTACCATATTCGCTGAACGTTGAAGTAGTATCGCATGCGGACGCAATGCATCCACCGACGTTCAACATCACGAGAGAAGGATTTGTTCCGACGGAACCGCGAACATGGAAAATCGATTTGCCCTGCACGCACACCGTCGCCGCTGAAGTGGACATTACGATATCATTGAATGTCTCAATGGGATCCACATCCACTACGCTTCACTTTAGAAGGAGGAAAATTTGCTTAAAAGAAGCGGCCAGGCCGGCGGTTAGGGTTGACAGCGTTGCCCAGGCACCTACATCAGCGGACATATTCTATGCGGGAGCCGGTTGTGCAGGTGCTGCGCTTCTAATAGCCGCAGTGGCAGCAGCAGCTTGTAGAGCCCGAGCAAGGAAACTTCGACGCGCACGCAGCGACGAACAAGATGCACACGCTTTCCTTCCAGACTCCTCCTGCAAGTCAGCTGCCAGTTACACCAGCTACCGACGTCCTACATCCATCCCCGCAGCGGCAGCGGAAGAGCGAGCGAGGGACCTGCAACAGAGAATAGCAGAGTTGACGATTCAGAGATGTCGCGTCAGACTGCGCTCAGTGGCGATGGAGGGGACATTCGGAAGGGTTTACAAGGGAACGTACGCTGATGAGGACGCCAGGGAACAGGAAGTGCTCGTTAAGACTGTTGCGGAACATGCGTCGCAAGTGCAG GTATCATTGCTACTACAAGAAGGCTGCATGCTCTACGGCCTCCGGCATGAACGTGTACTATCAGTGCTCGGCGTTAGCATCGAAGACCAAACTGCTCCATTCCTCCTATACCCATGGGGCGCTACCTTGAGAAACCTGAAGCAATTCCTTCTGGCGTGTCGAGGAGTGACTGTGGGCGGGGCGGCGGGGAGCGcaccaccgccgccgccgcttaCAACACAACATGTTGTTAGAATGGCACTACACGCGCTGGATGGTTTAGCGTTTTTGCACTCCCAACATGTCTTACACAAAGACATTGCTGCCAGAAATTgcat TGTTGACGAAAACCTCCGAGTGATGATCGCCGACAACGCCCTCTCGCGTGATCTCTTCCCCGCCGACTACCACTGTCTAGGCGACAACGAGAACCGGCCTATCAAGTGGCTGGCTTTGGAAGCCTTGAGCAAACGTCAGTTCAGTCCAGCCGCTGATGTTTGGGCGCTAGGAGTGCTGCTATGGGAGTTGACCACGTTGGCTCACCAGCCGTACGCAGAAGTCGATCCGTTTGAGGTCGCAGCGTATCTAAGAGACGGATACCGGTTACAACAGCCGGCGAACTGCCCGGATGAATT GTTCGCAGTAATGGCATACTGCTGGGCAATGTCGCCCGACGACCGGCCCACACTGCCGCAGCTACAGATCTTCCTAAGGGACTTCCACACGCAACTCACGAGATTCGTCTAA